The sequence below is a genomic window from candidate division WOR-3 bacterium.
CGTAAGGGCTGGCAGGAGTTTGATTTCCGGCGTCTTTAAGGGGGCTTGTCTGTAAAATATTCAGATCCAGCGAAGAGAAATCGACAAACCCGGGGTCTGTTCCTATGGTTGTAGAAGTCCATTGAGAGGGTATATTCGAAGCGCCCTGGTAGACCCAGTTGCAGCTTCCGCTGACTACAGCAGTGTCATGTACCCAAAAAGCGTCTGACGTGCGAATAATATTTATACCTCCACCTTCTCTGTAAAATACGTTGTTGTGCATTTCGACGCTTTCGAGGGTGTCAAAGCATCTGAAGACGGCGCTCGTTCCGCACACGAAGGTGTTGTTGACGAATCTGTATCTTCCGTGAGTCATTCCAGTTCCGTCGCCTCCTATTCTGACGCAGTAAAAATTTGAATTGTTTCCTGCTGAAGTCGCTTTTTTCGCAATGACATTCCCTACTATATCGGAATCTTCGCGTTTTAGGCCTATGTTTCCGGTGTCACCTCCGTCGCATCCTATCAATTCCAATTCGTGATAAAACCCTCCTTCAATCCAGTTGTAATATATTTCATTTCTCTCAGCTCTCGACTTGACATTGTTGCCTCCGTCAGCGTCGTGGATATAACAATGCAACATTCTAAAGACGCTTCCAGGATGGTGAACTTCATCGGTCGCCATATAAACCTGGTGCCTGTAATCTCCGTCTCCGCAGTTTCTCACTTCTACAAACTCCATGAGACAAGAACCCGAGCCTTGGTCCGCTCCTAGAATCCCATGAGCGGGACAATCGCGTACGAGAACGTCCCTTAAAGTCAAATCATCTGCCTGATGGTATACACCCCTTGAAGTTCCGCCCGTGATTTCAAATCCTTGAAAAATGTAATGATCAGCGCCGCTGTCGTAAGGCCATGGAGATATAAAAGAAACTGTGTTGGTCCCTCCTGAGATAGTTGGTCTGTTTCCGTTTATCCTGACGCCGATTATGAAGATCTTGCTGTCCTGTCTTCCTGCTTTTGTGAAAACTACATCCCCCGGATAAGTGCAGTCTCCATCGACAAAAACACTGTCGCCTGGATCGAGCAAATCGACAACCTGCTGCAATGCTGTAAGAGGTCTCGTCGGACCGACATAAAAAACGTCGCCGTATAAACTAGTTGTAAAAAACAGCAAGCATAAAAACAGTGTTTTTTCTTTCATAAAACCTCTTTTTTAATCCTTTTTACCACCTCTCTGCTTTTCGCTAAATTATAACAATTTTAACCGACCAATATAATACATAAAAATTTTCAGAAAAACCTTTACGACAGCGTCAAATATGAAAATCTAAGAATCTGAGGCATTTTAGACAAACCGTTTTTTAAATATTATTCTCAATGACTGATAAGGTTGATGGAAGTCCCGTAAAAGGCTTTTGGAAGTTATAAAACAAAGTGTGGCAAGTTATTGAAAGTTCACCACACTTTTTCGCAAAAAGAAAAGATTTCAGTCGAAAGCCATATCTGTTTTCCAGACCTCCCATACTTTGCCGACAAGATCAGGACCCGGCTTTAAGGTCATTTTTCCAGGTTTCCAGCCCGAAGGAGCGGCTTCTGTGCCCTTGCTGTTGCGTACAAGTTGAAAAGCCTGTATTTGACGCAATGTCTCGTTAACGTTTCTTCCCACAGGAGGCGTCAAAACCTCATAACCCTGTATGATTCCATCCGGGTCTATGAGAAAACGACCTCTTGTCTCAACCCCGGCGTCAGGGTCATATACTCCGTAAACAGACCCGACTTTGCCTCCAGCGTCGGAGAGCATTTGAAAAGGGACTCCGCCTTTGACCATTTTGGACAATTCGTTTTCATTCCAAATCTTGTGAACAAAAACGCTGTCGACACTGACCGACATAACTTCAGCGCCTAATTTCTGAAATTCAGGGTATTTTTCTGCGACCGCAGAAACTTCTGTCGCTCAGACAAAAGTGAAGTCACCAGGATAAAAGCAGAGAACAATCCATTTTCCGAGGAAATCCGACAGTTTTACCGACGTAAACTTACCTTTAAAATAAGCTGGAGCCGAAAAGTCCGGCGCCTTTTTTCCGACCATTACCATGGTTTTGTCTTCCTTGTTTAAGGGTTTAGTATCCTCTTTTGCCGGTTCCAGCTTCTCTCCGACCGGACCTCCTGTAGGTCTCGCGCAACCGATTTGCTCTTCAGCCATTGGCATTCTCCTTTTCTGTATAATTTAAACAACAGAATCTGATTATCCGCATTTTATTGCAGGGTATTTGATGAATGATTATGAGTATTTCTCTTATGGTTGGATTTGTAAACATATCTGATAAACCCACGCGTAGATTTTATCACGGCTGAACCTGTTTTCAAACATTAATTTAGCGCCAAAGCAACTTATTCAAATCCAACCATCACCGGATCTGAATCATTACCTTTTTTTGGGAAAACCCTATCTTCCGAACTTTATTTATAGTAGAACAGGTTAAAGATGCCATATTTCAAAATTAATCATATTTGTCGCCGTATCCAAAGTGAGTTTAAACGGTTCTGACCTTTCAAGTTTTGAATGAAAGTATTCATAACCGAAAGTCCTTGAAATCCATACTCCCCCGAGGCTTTCCTTTTCGACCATAATCCATGCTGATTCAGCATAATTTGCGCCAGCGACACAGTTGTAATATTCTGATCCTACGATTTGATATTCAATACCGCTTTCAGACTTATCCTGGTATTGTATTACTATATATCTCGTGTAGTCTGAATCAAATGCTCCGGAGGTATATCTCGTACTGTCGACGATTATTGTGAAAAGAGTATCTATTGCAATTCCGGTCTTATCTTCTATCAACCAGCTAATTTCTTTCTTATGGCTTTCTGCTTGAAAACAGCCCGTCAGAAGAAACAGAAACGCCAAGACATTTGTCTTCAGGTCTGTCTTATTCATAACTTTCCTACCGGAGCGATATAAACCACAAATTCTTCAACGCCGTCCAAATCCAGCATTTCATCCGATCTCTCCTGATCGTAGGCTGCTACTGCACAAGTTCCCGCGCCAATTGCCGAACAAGCCAAATAAAGATTCTGACAGACGTGCCCTGCGTCAAGGGCAATAACTTTGTACGAAGCCTCGGCGTATCTCCATTCCATGCGCGCAGGGATTACCGACCAATAGAAAGTGACCGCGCCCCGACTGCAGAAATCCTGCCCGAGAGTCGAAGCCGAAACGGTTTCTTCCAGGTTCTCGACTTCTTTGATAAATACCAATTCATGGCTGAGAGGAAGATAACGATAGACACCCTTTTCAAGCCCTTTAACCCTGAAAACAGCGAGATATGTTTCAAAAGCATGCCTGCATCCTGCAGAAGGAACTGTCCTGAAGTAAACTCTGTTTTTTATGTTTTCCCTTATCCCCTGAGTTGACCAGAGAAGAAAAGAAAGTTCCTCCAAGGACAACGGGTCTTGCATAAAAGATCTGTGGGACTTTCTTTTTGCGATTGCCTTTTCTACGGATACGCTTTTGATCGAACTCCAAGCGCCGGGCGTTACCAATGCAGTTTTTTTTGCTTTCAACGGACTTTTTTTTTCAACTGGTGGAGCCGGGATCCCT
It includes:
- a CDS encoding peroxiredoxin, which translates into the protein MAEEQIGCARPTGGPVGEKLEPAKEDTKPLNKEDKTMVMVGKKAPDFSAPAYFKGKFTSVKLSDFLGKWIVLCFYPGDFTFVUATEVSAVAEKYPEFQKLGAEVMSVSVDSVFVHKIWNENELSKMVKGGVPFQMLSDAGGKVGSVYGVYDPDAGVETRGRFLIDPDGIIQGYEVLTPPVGRNVNETLRQIQAFQLVRNSKGTEAAPSGWKPGKMTLKPGPDLVGKVWEVWKTDMAFD
- a CDS encoding SagB/ThcOx family dehydrogenase, encoding MKEYYRDFLKDSIRKKVDFSKTRQSEGIPAPPVEKKSPLKAKKTALVTPGAWSSIKSVSVEKAIAKRKSHRSFMQDPLSLEELSFLLWSTQGIRENIKNRVYFRTVPSAGCRHAFETYLAVFRVKGLEKGVYRYLPLSHELVFIKEVENLEETVSASTLGQDFCSRGAVTFYWSVIPARMEWRYAEASYKVIALDAGHVCQNLYLACSAIGAGTCAVAAYDQERSDEMLDLDGVEEFVVYIAPVGKL